In Egicoccus sp. AB-alg6-2, a genomic segment contains:
- the yajC gene encoding preprotein translocase subunit YajC: MENLSGLLLPLLFLVVLYMLLIRPQQKRQKQHQAQVADLQVGDDVVTIGGLHGRITALSDDTMDLLVTDDVVLRFQRSSLARVVREDAETA; encoded by the coding sequence GTGGAAAACCTCAGTGGACTGCTGCTGCCGCTGCTGTTCCTGGTCGTGCTCTACATGCTGCTCATCCGCCCGCAGCAGAAGCGCCAGAAGCAGCACCAGGCCCAGGTCGCGGACCTGCAGGTCGGCGACGACGTGGTGACGATCGGTGGTCTGCATGGGCGCATCACCGCCCTGTCCGACGACACCATGGACCTGCTGGTGACCGACGACGTCGTGCTGCGCTTCCAGCGCAGCTCGCTCGCGCGTGTCGTGCGCGAGGACGCGGAGACCGCGTGA
- a CDS encoding potassium/proton antiporter, with translation MQLELGVDGVLLIGSVLLLAAAVTAAVMASAGARLRIPGALLFLGLGMLAGDDGLGLVRMSDPALVQNVGTMALLFILFEGGLTTKPTDLRLAALPGTLLATLGVAITAAVTGFGIWLVLDLDPLTAGLLGAVVASTDAAAVFSMMRTTPLPRRVSALLRLESGANDPIAVMLTVGLIATLTGPGVTSGDWVVFAVTQLFGGALVGGAIGLAGVAALRRLELGAEGMYPVIAGALGALAYAVAATLGASGFVAVYLAGLLIGALVPRHRRSIRGVHEALANASEIGLFLLLGLLVFPSDLPGVALAGLLVAFVLTFVARPIAVWACTLGQRYGWRERALMSWGGLRGAVPIVLATFPATADLDDGGAIFNVVFFVVLVSVLVQGTTLVPLVRWLGLEVTRPGWSPVAEALPLEGIDVDLIEVFVTEDLPLHGRRLREVPPPERALVAAIVRGHRVLIPRGDTRLANGDVLLLTAQREGDALLRLTAWARGEALPAARGEDRDAERRRRRGSRDAGR, from the coding sequence GTGCAACTCGAACTCGGCGTCGACGGTGTCCTGCTGATCGGCTCCGTGTTGCTGCTCGCCGCGGCGGTCACGGCGGCCGTGATGGCTTCCGCAGGCGCGCGGCTGCGCATCCCGGGCGCGTTGCTGTTCCTCGGCCTCGGCATGCTCGCCGGCGACGACGGCCTCGGGCTGGTGCGCATGAGCGATCCCGCGCTGGTCCAGAACGTCGGCACGATGGCGCTGCTGTTCATCCTGTTCGAGGGCGGGTTGACCACCAAGCCCACCGACCTCCGGCTGGCCGCGCTGCCGGGGACGCTGCTCGCGACACTGGGAGTGGCCATCACGGCCGCAGTCACCGGGTTCGGGATCTGGCTCGTGCTCGACCTCGACCCGCTCACCGCCGGGCTGCTCGGTGCGGTGGTCGCGTCCACCGACGCCGCCGCGGTCTTCTCCATGATGCGCACGACGCCGTTGCCGCGACGGGTGTCGGCCCTGCTGCGGCTCGAGTCCGGCGCCAACGACCCCATCGCGGTGATGCTCACCGTCGGCCTCATCGCCACGCTCACCGGTCCCGGCGTCACGTCCGGCGACTGGGTCGTCTTCGCCGTCACCCAGTTGTTCGGGGGCGCCCTGGTCGGCGGTGCGATCGGTCTCGCCGGCGTCGCCGCCCTGCGTCGCCTGGAGCTGGGCGCCGAGGGGATGTACCCGGTGATCGCCGGCGCCCTCGGGGCGCTCGCCTACGCGGTGGCGGCCACCCTGGGCGCCTCCGGCTTCGTCGCGGTGTACCTGGCCGGGCTGCTCATCGGCGCCCTCGTACCCCGCCACCGGCGCTCGATCCGCGGCGTCCACGAAGCGCTCGCCAACGCCAGCGAGATCGGGCTGTTCCTGCTGCTCGGCCTGCTGGTGTTCCCATCGGACCTGCCGGGGGTGGCGCTGGCGGGCCTGCTGGTGGCGTTCGTGCTCACCTTCGTCGCCCGGCCGATCGCGGTGTGGGCGTGCACCCTCGGTCAGCGCTACGGCTGGCGCGAACGTGCCCTGATGTCGTGGGGTGGGCTCCGCGGCGCGGTCCCGATCGTCCTGGCAACCTTTCCGGCAACCGCCGACCTCGACGACGGCGGCGCGATCTTCAACGTCGTCTTCTTCGTCGTGCTGGTGTCCGTGCTCGTGCAGGGCACGACCCTCGTGCCACTGGTGCGTTGGCTGGGTCTGGAGGTCACCCGCCCCGGTTGGTCGCCGGTCGCCGAGGCGCTGCCGCTCGAGGGCATCGACGTCGACCTCATCGAGGTGTTCGTCACCGAGGACCTGCCCCTGCACGGACGCCGCCTGCGGGAGGTGCCCCCACCGGAGCGCGCGCTCGTCGCCGCGATCGTGCGCGGGCACCGGGTGCTGATCCCGCGCGGCGACACGCGCCTGGCCAACGGCGACGTGCTGCTCTTGACCGCCCAACGCGAGGGCGACGCGCTGCTGCGGCTGACCGCATGGGCGCGCGGTGAGGCCCTACCCGCCGCGCGGGGCGAGGACCGGGACGCGGAGCGGCGGCGTCGTCGTGGCAGCCGGGACGCTGGACGGTAG